DNA from Geobacillus vulcani PSS1:
TACCCCCGTATAACACGTTAGGATCCTCCATAGTAATTCGTGCTTTTAAACGATCCCATAATGTTGTTTTCTCAACATTCCTTTTAAACAGATCTACCTGCCCTTCCGGTTCGGAAAATTGAAAGTGCAAGACGGCAATACGGTGCTCATCAAAAATATTCCATTGAAATACATTGGCATACTGGATAATGCTCTCTTCCTCCTCGATTTCTGCAGCCAACAATTTATTTAAAAAACTATCTTTTAGTTGCTCCCTTGTATCAAAAACGAGCTTTTGTTTCATAAACTGGATAGAAAAAATATTAAGAGCTAGTTCAACACTCAAGCGAAAAAAATCATCGATCTCTTGTGGATGTACGCCAATAGCTAAATAGCCCACCACATCCCTTCCCCTGTTAATTGGCCAAACTGTCACCGGAACGTCCGGTAAGCCATCGAGCAAAGTATATCCTTCCATTCGGCTTTGTCCGACCGCTTGTTGTAATGCTTTCTTGGCAATGTCCTGCAGGTGTTGCTCATTTAAAGTCCCTAACTCATAAGCGATTGGCCGCATAAAACGATCAAATACCATAACTGCTTTGGCAAACATTTGACTAAGTGTCTTCGTAATGCCTTGAAAGTTTTCGTGTTGAATCGTTTCTTTCATCAACTTTTGTTGATATTGAAGGAGAAGATGAAGACGATAGGTATGATCCCGTTCCTGACGATATAATCGGAGGTTTTCGAGCGTAACCGCAACATAGTTGGCTAACATATCCAAAATTTCTAAATCTTCTTTTGTGAATTTTCCTTCCTGTTTCCGCTCAACATGCAACACACCAATTGTTTTGAAGTTAACAACGAGCGGCACTGTTAGCTCATCTCCACCTGGTCTCTCTAAAAAGCGAAAATAATCACTGACCCGGTAATTATTTTTCATCATTACTTGTTTCGGACTAGCTATATTTCCATATAAAGGAGGATGAACAACGAAACTATTGTCCTCCTCCCGGTATAAATACATGCAGGCACCATCCGCATTTGTTCCCTTGCCTGCTCGCTCGACAATTTTTTCAACAAACTGCTCAAGAGGTGAGTCGAGCGAAAAGTGTTGAGCAATCCACTCAAGGTCGATCATTTTTCGTCGTTGCACTTCCTTGTTCCGAGCCACTGTCACAGCAAGGGCAACATCTTCTCCAAAGTGATCAAACAATTGCTTAGCCTCTGCGAGTAGTGAAACGTGACGTTGAAACCCGATCATACAAATTCCGTATTCGTTTTCTTCATCTTTAATTGGAACGCTGAACCACGTTTTTATCCTATTTTTTTTCAACAAGCCAATCAATGGACACGCGCACTCGTCATTCACTTCTTGAAACGTTGTACTCCCTTTAAACAACCGGGGCAAACAGTTAGCCATTGCAATCGGCGAGTGTGGAATTCCATATTGAAAATCACCTTGATATAATGTTGGAATGACGTGATCCCCTTCCTTTAGCACAATGGCGATCAGATCGCACTCCAGTTCCTCACGAAAAGCGTTCACCAAGTATTGCAAAGCCTCCTTTTCGGTATCAAACTTTACTAATTTCCGTGCTGTCGTCCGTAAATGGTTTTCAATTTTTTTCATCAGCCTCTGTCGCTTGCTTTCATTCATAATACCAGCTCCCTTTGTTTATAGCCTTGTAGTAAGCATAAAGGTTGTTATTAAGCATCCCTGCTCAATAACAACCTTTCTCGCGCTTTACGAAAAATGCCCACTCATGTTCCATTTCTCCGCCAATTCTTTCGCCAGCTCGAGGAAAACGTCGAGCGCCTCTGGATTGGCCATCGAGCCCGGGTTGACCGCTTTTTCAAGCGGGAAGCCTAAGAGCAGCTTGCGGACCGGAATTTCCATCTTCTTTCCATTTAGCGTTTTTGGAATTTGCTTCACTTCGTAAATTTCGTCTGGAACAAAGCGCGGCGAGACGTGTTGCCGAATCGACTGGCGGATGCGGTCTTTCAGCTCATCATCGAGCGCCACGCCTGGCTTCAGGACGACAAACAGCGGCATAAACGACTGCTTGCCCATCATTTCTAAATCGACTACCAAGCTTTCGAGCACCCCGTCGACCGCTTCGACGGCGCGATAAATTTCGCTCGTGCCCATGCGGACGCCGGCGCGGTTGATCGTTGAGTCGGAGCGGCCGTAAATGACGCAGCCGCCTTGTTCATCAATCTTAATCCAATCGCCGTGCTTCCAGACGCCTGGATACGTGTCAAAATAGCTGTTCCGGTACCGCTCGCCGTCCGGGTCGTTCCAGAAAAAGAGCGGCATCGACGGCATTGGTTTTGTAATCACAAGTTCACCGACTTCATTCACAAGCGGCTGGCCGTTTTCGTCAAACGCCTGCACATCGGCGCCCAACGCGCGGCACGAGAGGACGCCGGCACGCACCGGCAAAATCGGCGAACCGACGACAAACGCGGTGCACACATCTGTTCCGCCGCTGCATGATGCCAGGCAAATGTCATCCTTGACGTTTTCATACACCCAGGCGAACCCTTCGACCGTCAGCGGCGAGCCGGTCGAAAGCACAGCCTCAAGCTTCGATAAGTCATAGTGCTCTTTCGGTTTGAGGCCGAGCTTCATGCAGACGTTAATAAACGCCGCGCTTGTGCCGAAATGGGTGATGCCTGCCTTCTCGGCGAGCTCCCATAAAACGTTGCCGTCCGGATACGTCGGGCTGCCGTCATAGAGCACAATGGTCGATCCGGCCAGCAGGCCGCCGACGAGAAAGTTCCACATCATCCATCCGGTCGTCGTAAACCAGAAAAACGTACTGTCTTTCGTCAAGTTCTCGGAAATGGTCAACGCTTTCAAATGTTCAAGCAAAATGCCGCCATGCCCTTGAACGATCGGCTTCGGCAAACCCGTCGTTCCCGAAGAGTACAAAATCCAAAGCGGATGGTCAAATGGAACGTCTTCAAAGGCGAGCTCTCCCTTATCCGCCACGATATCATCCCACAGCACGACACCCTCATCCAGGGCCTCCATCTGCCCGCGCCAATACGGAAGCAGCACCGTCTTTTTCAATGACGGCAGCTTGGCGCGCAGTTCGGACACGACTGGCATTTTGTCAAACTCTTTGCCGTTGTATTGGCAGCCGTCGACGGCAAACAAGACCGTCGGCTCGATTTGCGCAAACCGGTCGATGACGCTGCCGGCGCCAAAGTCCGGCGAGCAGCTTGACCAAATGGCGCCGATCGACGCGCACGCCAAAAACGCCATCACCGTCTCGGGGATATTCGGCATATAAGCAACCACGCGATCGCCGCGCTTTACCCCCATCGCTCGCAATGCTTTGGCGATCGCCGCCGTTGTTTCGCTCAGCTCCTGCCATGACACTTCCCGGTACGGCACTCGCTCCGAGCGGAAAATGATGGCCGGACGGTCGGCGCGCGCATGCCGGAACATATGCTTCGCATAGTTGAGCGTCGCGCCCGGAAACC
Protein-coding regions in this window:
- a CDS encoding helix-turn-helix domain-containing protein — encoded protein: MNESKRQRLMKKIENHLRTTARKLVKFDTEKEALQYLVNAFREELECDLIAIVLKEGDHVIPTLYQGDFQYGIPHSPIAMANCLPRLFKGSTTFQEVNDECACPLIGLLKKNRIKTWFSVPIKDEENEYGICMIGFQRHVSLLAEAKQLFDHFGEDVALAVTVARNKEVQRRKMIDLEWIAQHFSLDSPLEQFVEKIVERAGKGTNADGACMYLYREEDNSFVVHPPLYGNIASPKQVMMKNNYRVSDYFRFLERPGGDELTVPLVVNFKTIGVLHVERKQEGKFTKEDLEILDMLANYVAVTLENLRLYRQERDHTYRLHLLLQYQQKLMKETIQHENFQGITKTLSQMFAKAVMVFDRFMRPIAYELGTLNEQHLQDIAKKALQQAVGQSRMEGYTLLDGLPDVPVTVWPINRGRDVVGYLAIGVHPQEIDDFFRLSVELALNIFSIQFMKQKLVFDTREQLKDSFLNKLLAAEIEEEESIIQYANVFQWNIFDEHRIAVLHFQFSEPEGQVDLFKRNVEKTTLWDRLKARITMEDPNVLYGGIGDWYILIVPARKEGKFPIKYWEKWYQRINEWIKEEGASCRAFLGIGGKTASIRDYYFCYQQAVQALHVILHSFQGTSLAFFDELGAYTVLHHLKELEAAKLFVDNYLGPLIRHSAERNVDWLQTIRVFLDCNGHLTETAERLYIHRSTLQYRLEKIEEMLGFSLSGAEQRFNLMMALKLYDLYGLPSAKILKR
- a CDS encoding acetoacetate--CoA ligase gives rise to the protein MKAITEGTILWQPTEEQIRQSNIRRYMDWLKEKKGLSFNSYRELWTWSVEHLEEFWETIWEYGGVQAATPYECVLRERKMPGAEWFPGATLNYAKHMFRHARADRPAIIFRSERVPYREVSWQELSETTAAIAKALRAMGVKRGDRVVAYMPNIPETVMAFLACASIGAIWSSCSPDFGAGSVIDRFAQIEPTVLFAVDGCQYNGKEFDKMPVVSELRAKLPSLKKTVLLPYWRGQMEALDEGVVLWDDIVADKGELAFEDVPFDHPLWILYSSGTTGLPKPIVQGHGGILLEHLKALTISENLTKDSTFFWFTTTGWMMWNFLVGGLLAGSTIVLYDGSPTYPDGNVLWELAEKAGITHFGTSAAFINVCMKLGLKPKEHYDLSKLEAVLSTGSPLTVEGFAWVYENVKDDICLASCSGGTDVCTAFVVGSPILPVRAGVLSCRALGADVQAFDENGQPLVNEVGELVITKPMPSMPLFFWNDPDGERYRNSYFDTYPGVWKHGDWIKIDEQGGCVIYGRSDSTINRAGVRMGTSEIYRAVEAVDGVLESLVVDLEMMGKQSFMPLFVVLKPGVALDDELKDRIRQSIRQHVSPRFVPDEIYEVKQIPKTLNGKKMEIPVRKLLLGFPLEKAVNPGSMANPEALDVFLELAKELAEKWNMSGHFS